In Fusarium musae strain F31 chromosome 7, whole genome shotgun sequence, a single window of DNA contains:
- a CDS encoding hypothetical protein (EggNog:ENOG41), translating to MSSKQLYEKTREQSISDFEAQTKDLQKEHPDIDFKAAVIEPTMNLMFDIKENLTEDERKKHEEYITRMLQNTGNLSKAEKYLWQARDYLRPYPDVLKQFDDIYINQRPIHVMLTQLHETFHQANRHS from the exons ATGAGTTCAAAACAGTTGTACGAAAAGACGCGCGAGCAGTCAATCTCTGACTTTGAAGCGCAGACCAAAGACCTTCAGAAAGAGCATCCTGATATCGACTTTAAAGCAGCCGTCATCGAACCAACCATGAATCTCATGTTTGACATCAAG GAAAACCTCACCGAAGATGAGCGCAAGAAACACGAGGAATACATCACCCGAATGCTTCAGAATACCGGCAATCTGTCCAAGGCAGAGAAATACCTTTGGCAGGCCAGAGACTACCTGAGGCCCTACCCTGACGTCCTCAAACAATTTGACGACATCTACATCAACCAGAGACCAATCCACGTCATGTTGACTCAACTCCACGAAACATTCCACCAAGCAAATAGACATTCATAG
- a CDS encoding hypothetical protein (EggNog:ENOG41), producing the protein MSLLLGSMGLGQEIVLIAFAAVGLCLFAVYEWMRNMKPAGMSSDKFETLSNKIVKTDLEWKTPPPKPLLDFDLDEKKPELYRPCRHGPNHVTMGIRKMDWNNWIEMDSNFLWYHDLKVSELEKDIDAHVRYVDNTVTRDACFEVLEELTAYLTVRYPKIFQLSNGILRNTLTKEEFNYPANNPKEAMATAAKLVQDDLIIMVEEDGKLHHSLFYSADILDGQYHLDAGAVCLPGFWRLSEKFRMSLDTLHIEAKVPHYQSKLQKSMNRFFKTMQPDKAVIRNNFFIQLDDGLHWSHRMGDQDSNEVASWETANDKGLTINDLYFRSERQSLRRLPRSKALLFTVRTYFEPITTIAQEPHVPGRLAEAIENWDEAASKYKGKHHWADILLPYLHEQDELQKESGVLEKVPEGSFPY; encoded by the exons atgtCTTTACTACTTGGATCAATGGGTCTTGGTCAAGAAATCGTTCTCATTGCCTTTGCGGCAGTGGGATTATGTTTGTTCGCTGTGTATGAATGGATGCGCAATATGAAACCTGCTGGTATGTCTTCCGACAAGTTCGAGACTTTGTCTAACAAGATAGTCAAAACGGATCTTGAATGGAAGACTCCTCCACCCAAGCCTCTGCTCGACTTTGACCTTGACGAAAAGAAGCCTGAGCTTTACCGACCCTGCCGCCATGGACCCAACCACGTCACCATGGGCATTCGAAAGATGGACTGGAACAATTGGATTGAGATGGACTCCAACTTTCTGTGGTATCACGATCTCAAGGTCTCtgagctcgagaaggataTTGATGCGCATGTTCGATATGTTGACAACACTGTTACTCGAGACGCCTGCTTCGAGGTTCTAGAGGAACTGACTGCATACTTGACTGTTCGGTATCCCAAGATCTTTCAGCTCAGCAACGGCATTCTTCGCAATACTTTGACCAAGGAAGAGTTCAACTACCCAGCCA ATAATCCCAAGGAAGCGATGGCCACAGCTGCCAAACTGGTCCAGGACGATCTTATCATcatggttgaagaagacggcAAGTTGCATCATTCCTTATTTTACTCGGCTGACATTTTAGACGGCCAATACCACCTTGACGCTGGAGCTGTCTGCCTACCTGGCTTTTGGCGATTGAGCGAAAAGTTCAGAATGTCTCTAGACACTCTACACATTGAAGCCAAGGTTCCTCATTACCAGTCAAAGCTGCAAAAGTCTATGAACCGCTTCTTCAAGACGATGCAGCCAGATAAAGCAGTGATCCGTAACAAC TTCTTCATTCAACTCGATGACGGTCTTCACTGGTCTCACCGAATGGGCGATCAAGACAGTAATGAAGTAGCCT CCTGGGAAACGGCAAATGACAAGGGTCTCACCATAAACGACCTCTACTTCCGTTCCGAGAGACAATCCCTCCGACGACTTCCTCGATCTAAAGCCCTCCTCTTCACGGTACGCACATACTTTGAGCCAATCACTACGATCGCACAAGAACCCCATGTCCCAGGGCGCCTGGCTGAAGCAATTGAGAATTGGGATGAGGCAGCTTCAAAGTACAAGGGCAAACATCACTGGGCGGATATTCTGTTGCCGTATTTGCACGAACAAGACGAGTTGCAGAAGGAATCAGGGGTTTTGGAGAAAGTTCCAGAGGGAAGCTTCCCGTATTAG
- a CDS encoding hypothetical protein (EggNog:ENOG41) — MSFPVVNGVEVAVAPPSGYRVDFENPLTDASMVLSIAAQSCLLNAYSRKLLGVHAWEMPIDSNTQANLLVMCTTLTYIPTTILSKLTLCFFYYRLSPSLWYQYSVYFTGFICSASLVGIWFSVLFACKPIAAGWDVRMSVGATCINRPPIYITQAAFGCITDVMLLVLPIPTVVGLQMSARQKLGLVGLFAIGSITLITSIVRLVLLLPSLSNPDQSWSLAEGCLWVIIEANLLIMCGSLPTLRVFLKNVAPRVLGDKSTRKGSEEQSGSANFGLHTFGGSNGPRRKFDTLVELEHDTHFNRVSLRPEGMGKTDVNIYSGRSDESLENNPTGDNDSEDGILQTRTTTVQYENM, encoded by the exons ATGTCGTTTCCTGTCGTCAACGGTGTCGAGGTTGCGGTGGCACCTCCATCGGGGTACAGagttgactttgagaaccCATTGACTGATGCGTCGATG GTCCTTTCTATCGCGGCTCAATCATGTCTTCTCAATGCATACAGTCGCAAACTACTTGGCGTCCATGCATGGGAGATGCCAATCGACAGCAACACTCAAGCCAACCTACTCGTCATGTGCACGACACTGACTTACATCCCGACGACAATCCTCTCCAAGCTTACGCTCTGCTTCTTTTACTACCGCCTCTCGCCATCTCTATGGTATCAATACTCGGTCTACTTCACCGGCTTCATCTGCAGTGCTAGTCTCGTCGGTATCTGGTTCAGTGTTCTGTTCGCATGCAAACCTATCGCTGCGGGATGGGATGTTAGGATGTCGGTTGGGGCTACTTGCATCAATCGTCCTCCCATCTACATCACCCAGGCTGCCTTTGGTTGCATCACTGATGTgatgctgttggtgttgccTATTCCAACAGTTGTCGGTCTACAAATGTCTGCGCGACAAaagcttggtcttgtcgGACTATTCGCTATCGGTTCCATTACTCTCATCACATCCATTGTCCGGctggttcttcttctgccaagCTTGTCGAATCCCGACCAGAGTTGGTCATTGGCAGAAGGATGCCTCTGGGT CATCATCGAAGCCAATCTGCTCATCATGTGCGGTTCCCTCCCTACCCTTCGTGTCTTTCTCAAAAACGTCGCCCCTCGAGTTCTCGGCGACAAAAGCACACGAAAAGGTAGTGAAGAGCAAAGTGGAAGCGCCAACTTTGGTCTCCACACCTTTGGTGGTTCAAATGGACCACGCCGAAAGTTCGATACGCTCGTGGAGCTGGAGCATGATACTCACTTCAACAGAGTGAGCTTGCGGCCTGAAGGGATGGGTAAGACAGATGTCAACATCTACAGTGGCAGATCGGATGAATCTTTGGAGAACAACCCAACTGGGGATAATGATAGTGAGGACGGGATACTGCAGACGCGTACTACGACTGTTCAGTATGAGAATATGTAG
- a CDS encoding hypothetical protein (EggNog:ENOG41) → MKTSASVLAWASALLAASPAVAMETCCASLEAKGLKHVYYPDSNGYKTRTESYFSVSSQLEPYCIVQPESAKDVSTIIKTLTADTKCNFAIRSGGHTVWAANNINDGVTIDMGLMNKTTYVKNTKVAQIQAGSIWRDVYGALEPYGATAAGGRTSTVGVAGFLTGGGNTFYTARRGFGCDQVVNFEVVLGDGRIVNANKDNNADLWKALKGGSANFGIVTRFDVQAFDAPLLWGGLVTYSAEETTDAHVQAYKDWTDNIVNYQDGSVIPFWSYTPQNGKIGITVSYEDTTGAVAPKALDEFWKIPYETSNLRKDTHRNMTIELELVAGYRNVWFAITFKNKLGLYKKALELHKQFVSDWKAQSPDGDFICHAIFQAIPTIFSKHSLERGGNVVGLDREKDNAVMFQVQLMINGVEQEKIARERMVRFRKTMKQYSIDQGAAVDWEYLNYADFTQDPLSTYGPKNVDFIRKVAKKYDPKGVFQTRLPGGFKISKVA, encoded by the exons ATGAAGACGAGTGCCTCAGTCTTGGCTTGGGCATCAGCCCTCCTCGCTGCTTCACCCGCCGTAGCCATGGAGACTTGC TGTGCCTCACTTGAAGCAAAGGGTCTGAAGCACGTTTACTACCCCGATAGTAACGGCTACAAGACCCGCACTGAGTCGTATTTTTCCGTGTCGTCGCAGCTGGAACCTTATTGCATCGTTCAGCCCGAGAGCGCCAAGGATGTATCCACGATTATCAAGACATTGACGGCCGATACAAAGTGTAATTTCGCGATTCGAAGCGGTGGACATACCGTTTGGGCGGCGAACAACA TTAACGATGGTGTCACTATTGACATGG GATTGATGAACAAGACTACGTATGTCAAGAATACAAAGGTTGCTCAGATCCAGGCTGGTTCTATTTGGCGAGACGTCTATGGTGCTCTTGAACCATATGGTGCTACTGCTGCAGGTGGTCGTACTTCGACTGTCGGCGTTGCTGGCTTCCTGACAGGTGGTGGCAATACCTTTTATACTGCCCGTCGGGGTTTTGGCTGTGACCAGGTTGTCAACTTTGAGGTTGTCCTCGGCGATGG ACGCATCGTCAATGCCAACAAGGACAACAACGCCGATCTATGGAAGGCCCTCAAGGGCGGCTCAGCCAACTTCGGTATCGTCACCCGCTTCGACGTCCAGGCCTTCGACGCTCCTCTCCTCTGGGGTGGCCTGGTCACCTACTCGGCCGAAGAAACAACCGATGCCCACGTCCAAGCATACAAAGACTGGACCGATAATATCGTTAACTACCAGGATGGATCAGTCATTCCTTTCTGGAGTTACACTCCTCAGAATGGAAAGATTGGCATCACAGTGTCGTACGAGGATACCACTGGTGCTGTCGCTCCCAAGGCCTTGGACGAGTTCTGGAAGATTCCCTATGAGACGTCCAATTTGCGCAAGGATACTCATCGTAACATGAcgattgagcttgagctggtTGCTGGATACCG CAACGTCTGGTTCGCCATCaccttcaagaacaagctcGGCTTGTACAAGAAGGCTCTGGAGCTGCACAAGCAATTCGTCAGCGACTGGAAGGCTCAATCCCCCGACGGTGACTTTATCTGCCATGCCATCTTCCAAGCCATTCCTACCATTTTCTCCAAGCACTCCCTAGAGCGAGGCGGCAACGTCGTCGGTCTTGATCGCGAGAAAGACAACGCTGTCATGTTCCAGGTCCAGCTGATGATCAACGGCGTCGAGCAGGAAAAGATTGCTCGTGAGCGCATGGTTCGCTTCCGCAAGACGATGAAGCAGTACAGTATCGACCAGGGTGCTGCTGTCGATTGGGAGTATCTCAACTACGCCGACTTTACCCAGGATCCTCTTTCTACTTACGGCCCTAAGAATGTTGACTTCATTCGCAAGGTTGCTAAGAAGTACGATCCCAAGGGAGTTTTCCAGACCAGACTGCCTGGTGGGTTCAAGATCTCCAAGGTTGCCTGA
- a CDS encoding hypothetical protein (EggNog:ENOG41), producing MSGRISKACDPCRVRKVKCSGSVPCSQCGHLNLACVYSAATSKRRPTVRGRLVAQIREGTRPDDARSNSASPQTDDPSPVAYNAIPTSIGSAYSSDFFLNLLLDYERVVFPVNPIILPSEIVAAIEAMDQSFEDAALVYAYAAVTINLTQTSWDSEGEAPVRITELMNLSFKAHRQSEMGVGILGRLPVTVKRIVTCVFLEICLMAFKRFDRSFVILREAIAMIQMLDLDRYKDASLTDHELATRQRLYCEISIHERFLTIVAGHPAILPPLSLGVLTTDHELPPHVNQGFNRLIRLFHVLDDTFLAHWRAQQDPQATAPEMTAAWIEHKQAQLDQDEFDAAETDNALVSSGWGLTELQHVDLFITRLWMRILVWQLALSQGLLQSAVPQNSHEGFSMHFPAQRLSTQLRNVVLRLERVESIGLHGSGILQKLFEITSTVADVLALPIGPGEEQDAEARVEDFLFLVTFLLSFDRIHQNQREYLKEKLSALQREQSGFQNLATYNPDGWCDQQQ from the coding sequence ATGAGCGGAAGAATCTCAAAAGCCTGCGATCCATGTCGCGTTCGCAAGGTCAAATGCAGCGGCTCAGTCCCTTGTTCGCAATGTGGCCACCTTAACCTTGCATGCGTCTACTCCGCTGCAACCTCCAAGCGAAGACCTACCGTGCGAGGGCGATTGGTAGCGCAGATCCGAGAGGGGACGAGGCCTGACGATGCAAGGTCCAATTCGGCTTCTCCACAGACTGATGATCCCTCGCCTGTCGCTTATAATGCGATACCGACGAGTATTGGGTCGGCGTACTCTTCCGACTTTTTTCTCAACCTGTTGCTCGACTATGAGCGCGTGGTTTTTCCCGTCAATCCAATCATTCTCCCTTCGGAGATTGTGGCTGCAATTGAGGCGATGGACCAAAGCTTTGAGGACGCTGCGCTTGTGTACGCATACGCTGCTGTCACTATCAACCTTACACAAACGTCTTGGGATTCGGAGGGCGAAGCACCTGTCAGAATCACAGAGCTTATGAATCTGAGCTTCAAAGCGCACAGACAATCTGAAATGGGAGTTGGCATTCTCGGGAGGCTACCAGTGACAGTCAAACGCATTGTAACATGCGTATTCCTGGAGATTTGTCTCATGGCGTTTAAGCGATTCGACCGCAGTTTTGTCATTCTTCGAGAAGCCATTGCAATGATCCAAATGCTCGACCTAGATCGATACAAAGATGCTTCACTAACCGACCACGAATTAGCCACCCGACAACGTCTATACTGCGAGATTTCCATTCACGAACGCTTCCTCACAATAGTAGCTGGTCATCCTGCCATTCTGCCCCCACTCAGTCTGGGCGTTTTGACAACAGACCACGAACTTCCTCCCCACGTCAACCAAGGCTTCAATCGGCTGATTAGACTATTCCACGTCTTAGATGATACCTTTTTAGCCCACTGGAGAGCGCAACAAGATCCGCAGGCCACGGCTCCAGAAATGACTGCCGCGTGGATTGAGCATAAGCAAGCTCAACTTGACCAGGACGAGTTTGATGCTGCAGAAACTGATAATGCTTTGGTGTCGAGCGGTTGGGGTTTGACAGAGCTTCAACACGTTGATCTGTTCATCACGCGATTATGGATGAGAATTCTCGTTTGGCAGCTTGCGTTATCTCAAGGTCTTTTACAATCAGCTGTTCCGCAAAACTCTCACGAGGGCTTCTCGATGCACTTCCCCGCACAACGATTATCGACTCAATTGCGGAACGTGGTCCTTCGATTGGAGAGGGTTGAGAGTATTGGTCTCCATGGATCTGGGATTCTGCAGAAGCTGTTCGAGATAACGAGTACCGTGGCTGATGTGTTGGCGCTGCCGATTGGACCTGGAGAGGAACAAGATGCTGAAGCAAGGGTTGAGGACTTTCTGTTCCTAGTGACGTTTTTGTTGAGTTTTGATAGGATTCATCAGAATCAGAGGGAGTACTTGAAGGAAAAGTTGAGTGCGCTTCAGAGGGAACAATCGGGGTTTCAGAATCTGGCAACATATAATCCGGACGGATGGTGTGatcagcagcagtag
- a CDS encoding hypothetical protein (CAZy:GH13): protein MTVSRRSKQWWKQAIIYQIYPASFCDSNGDGMGDLQGIISKLDYIASLGVDVIWVCPMYDSPQVDMGYDISNYEDVYAPYGTLQDMEELIRKTHEKGMKIMLDLVINHTSDKHAWFEESRLSKDSPKRDWYIWRPAKYSPDGQRLPPNNWRSNFGGGSVWEWDETTGEYYLHLFAKEQPDLNWENPETRRAIYASSMEFWLDRGVDGFRVDTVNMYSKLQDFPDAPITDPKAKYQPAGLLYCNGPRMHEFLGEMNEILERYGAITVGELPHTPDLEKVLRYVSAKEKQLNMVFQFDVVDIGFGKTHKYETTPKNYTLPQLKDAVGRTQSLIQGTDAWTTVFMENHDQARSVSRFTNDSPEYRVAGAKLLALLQSCLSGTQYVYQGQEIGSVNAPKESYPLENYLDIESYQFLDIVKERSNDEQEIDKAFNALQHLARDHARIPICWSDAKHGGFSEAAGQDAKEPWMQAHPLSREINVASQLKDPNSVLSFWKKALHFRKELSDLMVYGDYKLIRREDPDVFAFVKESQVDDSKVAVVLNFSTEEKTLSPLTGEELAVSGQDVKLVPIMSTHSGKEQTGVLSPFEGRVYLVT from the coding sequence ATGACTGTCAGCAGACGCTCGAAACAATGGTGGAAGCAGGCCATCATCTACCAAATCTACCCTGCATCCTTCTGCGACTCCAACGGTGATGGCATGGGTGATCTCCAAGGCATCATATCCAAGCTGGACTATATCGCCAGCCTAGGCGTTGATGTCATCTGGGTATGTCCCATGTATGACAGCCCGCAGGTCGACATGGGCTATGATATCTCCAACTACGAAGATGTCTACGCCCCATACGGTACTCTCCAGGATATGGAAGAGTTGATCCGCAAGACACACGAAAAGGGCATGAAGATCATGCTCGATCTTGTAATTAACCATACTTCTGACAAACACGCTTGGTTTGAGGAGTCAAGACTCAGCAAAGACAGCCCCAAGCGCGATTGGTACATTTGGAGACCTGCCAAGTACTCTCCAGATGGCCAACGTCTTCCCCCAAATAACTGGCGCTCCAATTTCGGTGGCGGTAGTGTTTGGGAGTGGGACGAGACAACGGGGGAGTATTACCTACACCTCTTTGCCAAAGAACAGCCCGATCTCAATTGGGAGAACCCAGAGACCCGTCGGGCCATTTATGCTTCGTCAATGGAGTTTTGGCTCGACAGGGGCGTCGATGGCTTCAGAGTCGACACCGTCAACATGTACTCCAAGCTCCAAGACTTTCCCGACGCGCCGATCACCGACCCGAAAGCGAAATACCAACCTGCTGGTCTTCTCTACTGCAACGGACCCCGAATGCACGAGTTTCTCGGCGAGATGAACGAGATTCTCGAGCGGTATGGAGCTATTACAGTTGGAGAACTTCCTCACACACCGGATCTGGAAAAGGTCCTGAGATATGTTAGCGCGAaagagaagcagctcaacaTGGTATTCCAGTTTGATGTTGTGGATATCGGGTTTGGAAAGACACATAAGTACGAGACGACACCCAAGAATTATACACTCCCTCAGCTGAAAGATGCTGTTGGGAGGACGCAGAGTCTGATTCAGGGGACTGATGCTTGGACGACTGTGTTTATGGAGAACCATGATCAGGCACGCTCTGTATCACGATTCACAAACGATAGTCCAGAGTACCGAGTCGCAGgtgccaagcttcttgcttTGCTGCAGTCTTGTCTGAGTGGTACACAATATGTCTACCAAGGACAGGAAATTGGGTCCGTCAACGCACCAAAGGAGAGCTACCCATTGGAGAACTACCTCGATATCGAGAGTTACCAATTCCTCGACATAGTCAAGGAGCGATCAAACGATGAACAAGAGATCGACAAGGCCTTCAatgctcttcaacacctAGCTCGAGATCACGCCCGCATCCCCATCTGCTGGAGTGACGCCAAGCACGGCGGTTTCTCCGAAGCAGCAGGCCAAGACGCCAAAGAACCCTGGATGCAAGCCCATCCTCTATCACGCGAGATCAACGTCGCATCTCAGCTGAAGGATCCAAACAGCGTGCTATCATTTTGGAAGAAAGCGCTGCATTTCAGAAAAGAGCTTTCTGATCTGATGGTGTATGGAGATTATAAGCTTATCCGAAGGGAGGACCCTGATGTTTTCGCTTTTGTCAAGGAGTCGCAGGTTGATGATTCCAAGGTTGCGGTTGTTTTGAACTTTAGTACTGAGGAGAAGACTTTGAGTCCTCTGACCGGTGAAGAGCTTGCTGTTAGTGGACAGGATGTCAAGTTGGTACCTATTATGTCGACACATTCTGGAAAAGAGCAGACTGGTGTTTTGTCGCCGTTTGAGGGAAGAGTTTACTTGGTTACTTAG